From a single Herbiconiux sp. SALV-R1 genomic region:
- a CDS encoding class II aldolase/adducin family protein, which translates to MTEASDPRDTVIAMGERIAAAGISPGSSGNLSVTSGDLVYATGTGTDLARLTRADIAVLDRSGARLDGPRASKETSLHLAFYAKNPAHSAVVHVHSPHAVALSCLEPWSEFSAVPPLTPYFVMRVGQAPLIPFRVPGSPELGELVSALDFPFQAAVLSNHGQITSGPDPESAVEAAIELEEACRIALLTEGRPRRVLPTADVAALSEKWGTPWSTVAESVTL; encoded by the coding sequence GTGACCGAAGCATCCGACCCGCGCGACACCGTGATCGCGATGGGCGAGCGCATCGCCGCGGCCGGCATCAGCCCCGGCTCGAGCGGCAACCTCAGCGTCACCTCCGGCGACCTCGTCTACGCGACCGGCACCGGCACCGACCTGGCCCGCCTCACCCGCGCCGACATCGCGGTGCTCGACCGCTCGGGTGCGCGCCTCGACGGGCCGCGCGCCTCCAAGGAGACTTCGCTGCACCTCGCGTTCTACGCGAAGAACCCCGCGCACTCGGCTGTGGTGCACGTGCACTCGCCGCACGCGGTGGCGCTGTCGTGCCTCGAGCCGTGGAGCGAGTTCAGCGCCGTGCCGCCGCTCACCCCCTACTTCGTGATGCGGGTGGGGCAGGCCCCGCTCATCCCGTTCCGGGTGCCCGGCAGCCCCGAGCTCGGCGAGCTGGTGAGTGCCCTCGACTTCCCGTTCCAGGCCGCGGTGCTCTCGAACCACGGGCAGATCACGAGCGGCCCCGACCCGGAGTCGGCGGTCGAGGCGGCGATCGAGCTCGAGGAGGCGTGCCGCATCGCGCTGCTCACCGAGGGGCGCCCGCGCCGGGTGCTGCCGACCGCCGATGTGGCGGCGCTGAGCGAGAAGTGGGGCACGCCGTGGTCGACGGTGGCGGAGTCGGTCACGCTCTAA
- a CDS encoding NADPH-dependent F420 reductase, which yields MPDAASLSTLPTIGILGAGKVGTVLSRLLLAAGYRVLIAGSGSPAKISLIIDVLAPGAVATTAEEVARASDIVLLALPLGKYRSIPADLLAGKVVVDAMNYWWEVDGLRDDLDDPRVSTSELVQSFLPDSRVMKAFNHMGYHDLDEGPRPAGSPDRKAIALAADDAQALAAASTLVDAAGFDPVAVGTLHDSIVLQPHGPLFGANITAPEVQDAVAGFWSTARGAEVAAARSGKSST from the coding sequence ATGCCTGACGCCGCGTCCCTCTCCACCCTCCCCACCATCGGCATCCTCGGCGCCGGCAAGGTCGGCACCGTGCTCAGCCGCCTCCTGCTCGCTGCCGGCTACCGCGTGCTCATCGCCGGATCCGGCAGCCCCGCGAAGATCTCGCTCATCATCGACGTTCTCGCTCCCGGCGCTGTCGCGACGACGGCGGAGGAGGTGGCGCGAGCATCCGACATCGTCCTCCTCGCGCTGCCGCTCGGCAAGTACCGCAGCATCCCCGCCGACCTCCTCGCCGGCAAGGTCGTCGTCGACGCGATGAACTACTGGTGGGAGGTCGACGGCCTCCGCGACGACCTCGACGACCCGCGCGTCTCGACCAGCGAGCTCGTGCAAAGCTTCCTGCCTGATTCCCGCGTCATGAAGGCCTTCAACCACATGGGCTACCACGACCTCGACGAGGGCCCGCGCCCCGCCGGATCCCCCGACCGCAAGGCCATCGCCCTCGCCGCCGACGACGCCCAGGCACTCGCCGCCGCCTCCACCCTCGTCGATGCCGCCGGCTTCGACCCCGTCGCCGTCGGCACCCTCCACGACAGCATCGTCCTCCAGCCCCACGGCCCCCTCTTCGGCGCGAACATCACCGCCCCCGAGGTCCAGGATGCGGTGGCCGGCTTCTGGTCGACCGCCCGCGGCGCCGAGGTGGCGGCCGCGAGATCGGGCAAAAGTTCGACTTAG
- a CDS encoding MFS transporter has product MNTVNDDKLFRKVMLRVLPLAMLGFFLSYLDRVNIGYAQETMSADLGFSYAVYGLGAGLFFVGYFIFEIPSNLILARVGARKWIARIMITWGIISGLMFFVNSEWLFYLLRFLLGVAEAGFIPGILFYMASWFPPSRRGRAWGIFYIALASSGLIGGPVSGVILANMDGIGGHAGWQWLFFIEAIPTVLLGIVILFVLQEDYRTVKWLKPAEKDRLGALLAAEAPAGGHTPLRQVFKSKLIWMLTAVYFSYNFALYGISFWLPNLVGELGFAGPIAIGFISAIPSLAAIVSMVTFGFLSDRVGERKKFIAAAFVLSALGFALCIVAGTSNPILGVIGLSLANAGALSIPAIFWSFQTSMLAGTALAGGIALINSTGNLAGFAAPYLIGAVKDSLGSATVALYITGGIMLLGAVLVLTIKRSGRVPREDDVAPVAGIGSDAGHPQRVS; this is encoded by the coding sequence ATGAACACTGTCAACGACGACAAGCTCTTCCGCAAGGTGATGCTGCGCGTCCTCCCCCTCGCCATGCTCGGGTTCTTCCTGTCGTACCTCGACCGGGTGAACATCGGCTACGCGCAGGAGACGATGAGCGCCGACCTCGGCTTCTCCTACGCCGTCTACGGCCTCGGCGCCGGCCTGTTCTTCGTGGGGTACTTCATCTTCGAGATCCCCTCGAACCTGATCCTCGCCCGTGTCGGCGCCCGCAAGTGGATCGCGCGCATCATGATCACCTGGGGCATCATCTCGGGGCTCATGTTCTTCGTGAACAGCGAGTGGCTGTTCTACCTGCTGCGGTTCCTGCTCGGTGTGGCCGAGGCGGGCTTCATCCCCGGCATCCTGTTCTACATGGCGTCGTGGTTCCCGCCGAGCCGCCGCGGGCGAGCCTGGGGCATCTTCTACATCGCCCTCGCCTCCTCCGGCCTCATCGGTGGACCGGTGTCGGGCGTCATCCTCGCCAACATGGACGGCATCGGCGGGCACGCCGGCTGGCAGTGGCTGTTCTTCATCGAGGCCATCCCCACCGTGCTGCTCGGCATCGTCATCCTGTTCGTGCTGCAGGAGGACTACCGCACCGTGAAGTGGCTGAAGCCCGCCGAGAAGGACCGCCTCGGCGCCCTGCTCGCCGCCGAAGCACCCGCCGGTGGCCACACGCCGCTGCGCCAGGTGTTCAAGAGCAAGCTGATCTGGATGCTCACGGCCGTCTACTTCTCCTACAACTTCGCGCTCTACGGCATCAGCTTCTGGCTTCCCAACCTCGTCGGCGAGCTCGGGTTCGCGGGCCCCATCGCGATCGGGTTCATCTCGGCCATCCCGTCGCTCGCCGCGATCGTCTCGATGGTGACCTTCGGCTTCCTCTCCGACCGGGTCGGCGAGCGCAAGAAGTTCATCGCGGCGGCCTTCGTGCTGTCGGCCCTCGGGTTCGCGCTGTGCATCGTGGCGGGAACCTCGAACCCCATCCTCGGCGTCATCGGGCTGTCGCTCGCCAACGCGGGTGCGCTGTCGATCCCGGCCATCTTCTGGAGCTTCCAGACCTCGATGCTCGCGGGCACCGCCCTCGCCGGCGGCATCGCGCTCATCAACTCGACCGGCAACCTCGCGGGCTTCGCCGCGCCGTACCTCATCGGTGCGGTGAAGGACTCGCTCGGGTCGGCCACGGTGGCGCTGTACATCACGGGCGGCATCATGCTGCTCGGGGCGGTGCTGGTGCTGACGATCAAGCGGAGCGGGCGGGTGCCGCGGGAGGACGACGTGGCGCCGGTGGCCGGGATCGGGTCGGATGCGGGGCACCCTCAGCGGGTCTCGTGA
- a CDS encoding MarR family winged helix-turn-helix transcriptional regulator produces the protein MENSRPAHRRPSPTPHDLRVWRDFVETGARIRSLLGARLQAESGVSAGDYSVMLALSEAPGKRMRSSELAETVGWERSRLSHHLGRMEKRGLVSRAPSAADSRGAEVTLTAEGASRFRVASVAHLRAVQELFVEAFEPPSEADLDAVEATTLALRRHLDKI, from the coding sequence GTGGAGAATTCCCGCCCCGCACACCGGCGCCCGTCGCCCACCCCGCACGACCTGCGGGTGTGGCGCGATTTCGTGGAAACCGGGGCGCGCATCCGGTCGCTGCTGGGCGCGCGACTGCAGGCCGAGTCGGGTGTGTCGGCGGGCGACTACTCGGTGATGCTCGCCCTCTCGGAGGCGCCCGGGAAGCGGATGCGCTCCTCCGAACTCGCGGAGACCGTCGGTTGGGAACGCAGCCGGCTCTCGCACCACCTCGGCCGCATGGAGAAGCGCGGGCTCGTCTCGCGCGCCCCCTCCGCCGCCGACAGTCGCGGGGCCGAGGTCACGCTCACCGCGGAGGGCGCCTCGCGGTTCAGGGTGGCGTCGGTCGCCCACCTTCGCGCGGTGCAGGAGCTGTTCGTCGAGGCGTTCGAACCGCCGTCGGAGGCCGATCTCGACGCCGTCGAAGCGACGACCCTTGCGCTCAGGCGCCACCTGGACAAAATTTAA
- the otnK gene encoding 3-oxo-tetronate kinase translates to MLRLGAIADDFTGATDLATSLRERGFRVAVLLGAEAISSGASDLDDLDAVVVALKTRTVPVSDAVAQSLAALRGLASLDPQQYFVKYCSTFDSTPAGNIGPVLDAVLDEVGERRTVVVPSFPDNGRTVVHGELFVNGEPLSDSPMRHHPLTPMTESRVASILQPQTSRAIDEVPVEVVQRGPDAVRAALDASTAAYLVVDATTNAELETVQAATRDWRVLSGSAGLAFGMRGEHDPALQRFDAPAGRRLVVCGSASAKTRAQIAHALSSGAAGFKLDVDRAVAAPDAVVGEVTEWLAGLAEEAVPVVYSVASLDDIRAGEAAAAEAVEAVLSRVVVEAVERLGVRRVVVAGGETSGAVATALGCTRLLIGPQLAPGVCWSLTRTGEAGDGAGRASGTDVALALKSGNFGADDLFISAWEALS, encoded by the coding sequence TTGCTGCGTCTGGGCGCCATCGCCGACGACTTCACCGGAGCGACCGACCTCGCCACCTCGCTGCGCGAGCGAGGGTTCCGGGTCGCGGTGCTGCTGGGCGCCGAGGCGATCTCCTCGGGCGCGAGTGACCTCGACGATCTCGACGCCGTCGTCGTGGCCCTCAAGACCCGCACCGTTCCCGTCTCCGACGCCGTCGCTCAGTCACTCGCCGCGCTCCGCGGCCTGGCCTCCCTCGACCCGCAGCAGTACTTCGTGAAGTACTGCTCCACCTTCGACTCCACGCCCGCGGGCAACATCGGGCCCGTGCTCGACGCCGTGCTCGACGAGGTGGGGGAGCGCCGCACCGTCGTCGTCCCCTCCTTCCCCGACAACGGCCGCACGGTCGTGCACGGCGAGCTCTTCGTGAACGGCGAGCCGCTCAGCGACTCCCCGATGCGCCACCATCCGCTCACGCCGATGACCGAGTCGCGCGTGGCGAGCATCCTGCAGCCGCAGACCTCGCGGGCGATCGACGAGGTGCCGGTCGAGGTGGTGCAGCGGGGCCCGGATGCGGTGCGTGCCGCCCTCGACGCCTCCACCGCCGCCTACCTGGTCGTCGACGCCACCACGAACGCCGAGCTCGAGACCGTGCAGGCGGCCACCCGCGACTGGCGCGTGCTCTCCGGCAGCGCGGGCCTCGCCTTCGGCATGCGCGGAGAGCACGACCCGGCCCTGCAGCGCTTCGACGCGCCGGCGGGCCGCCGCCTCGTGGTGTGCGGCAGTGCGTCGGCGAAGACGCGGGCGCAGATCGCCCACGCGCTCAGCTCTGGCGCAGCGGGCTTCAAGCTCGACGTCGACCGGGCAGTTGCGGCACCGGATGCCGTCGTGGGCGAGGTGACCGAGTGGCTCGCCGGGCTCGCGGAGGAGGCCGTGCCGGTCGTGTACTCCGTGGCGTCGCTCGACGACATCCGGGCCGGTGAGGCCGCCGCGGCGGAGGCCGTCGAGGCGGTGCTGTCGCGTGTAGTGGTCGAGGCGGTCGAGCGTCTCGGCGTGCGCCGTGTGGTGGTGGCGGGTGGCGAGACCTCGGGCGCCGTCGCGACAGCGCTCGGCTGCACGCGTCTGCTCATCGGCCCGCAGCTCGCACCCGGCGTCTGCTGGTCGCTCACGCGCACCGGTGAGGCGGGCGACGGGGCGGGCCGAGCATCCGGAACCGACGTCGCGCTCGCCCTCAAGTCGGGCAACTTCGGGGCCGACGACCTCTTCATCTCTGCCTGGGAGGCACTCTCGTGA
- a CDS encoding homoserine dehydrogenase, with protein MVTSPVHPTQPGTPIRVALTGARGGFGRTFLAQVRAVPRLVVTQLIDPDTEGVAAMLDELEFEGPARERAALVASADAVDWADVDVLVEATGRIDAGYDYAATAIAHGVHVVMVSKEVESLAGVSLSAAATAAGVRYLPGDGDQPANLLRLLDWVERTGLEVVALGKSGEYDLVLDPEAGTVTQLDETVDAPELPGLLTLGDDVAATLTARASAVSTLKRSAAADSCEMAVVSLYTGARADVEALHYPVARPDELADIYTARADGGIRMRDRVVDVFSMLRLPGEASFAGGVFAVVRTNDPVTWELLRGKGHVVSRSGEYACIYWPYHAMGVETVLTVLDAFDGTAPARTPRQHTVLAARAAAPLAAGTRFRVEGHHHEIAGVATAIVDREVATGVAPYYLLSGAVLTRDVAAGELIELADLDEMPAGALGAFTEGFAL; from the coding sequence ATGGTGACCTCCCCCGTGCACCCGACACAGCCGGGAACCCCGATCCGCGTCGCCCTCACCGGAGCGCGCGGCGGATTCGGCCGCACCTTCCTGGCGCAGGTGCGCGCGGTTCCGCGCCTCGTGGTGACCCAGCTGATCGACCCCGACACCGAGGGCGTAGCGGCGATGCTCGACGAGCTCGAGTTCGAGGGCCCCGCACGAGAGCGAGCCGCCCTCGTCGCCTCCGCCGACGCCGTCGACTGGGCCGACGTCGACGTGCTCGTCGAGGCCACCGGCCGCATCGACGCCGGCTACGACTACGCCGCCACCGCCATCGCCCACGGCGTGCACGTGGTGATGGTGAGCAAAGAGGTCGAGTCGCTCGCCGGGGTGAGCCTCTCGGCCGCCGCGACCGCCGCCGGCGTGCGCTACCTCCCGGGCGACGGCGACCAGCCCGCCAACCTGCTGCGCCTGCTCGACTGGGTGGAGCGCACCGGCCTCGAGGTCGTCGCCCTCGGCAAGTCGGGCGAGTACGACCTCGTCCTCGATCCCGAGGCGGGCACCGTCACCCAGCTCGACGAGACCGTCGACGCCCCGGAGCTCCCCGGCCTGCTCACGCTCGGCGACGACGTGGCGGCGACACTCACGGCACGAGCATCCGCCGTCTCGACGCTCAAGCGCTCGGCCGCCGCCGACTCCTGCGAGATGGCCGTCGTCTCCCTGTACACCGGCGCCCGCGCCGACGTCGAAGCCCTGCACTACCCGGTCGCCCGGCCCGACGAGCTCGCCGACATCTACACCGCGCGCGCCGACGGCGGCATCCGGATGCGCGACCGCGTCGTCGACGTCTTCTCCATGCTCCGCCTGCCGGGCGAGGCCAGCTTCGCCGGCGGCGTGTTCGCCGTGGTGCGCACCAACGACCCGGTCACCTGGGAGCTGCTGCGCGGCAAGGGACACGTGGTCTCCCGCTCGGGCGAGTACGCCTGCATCTACTGGCCGTATCACGCGATGGGGGTCGAGACCGTTCTGACGGTGCTCGACGCGTTCGACGGCACCGCGCCGGCGCGCACGCCCCGGCAGCACACCGTGCTCGCCGCGCGGGCCGCGGCACCGCTGGCCGCAGGCACGCGGTTCCGTGTCGAGGGCCATCACCACGAGATCGCCGGGGTCGCGACGGCGATCGTCGACCGCGAGGTCGCAACCGGGGTCGCTCCCTATTACCTGCTGAGTGGCGCGGTGCTCACGCGCGACGTCGCGGCGGGCGAGCTGATCGAGCTCGCCGACCTCGACGAGATGCCGGCCGGTGCGCTCGGCGCGTTCACCGAGGGGTTCGCGCTGTGA
- a CDS encoding type II toxin-antitoxin system death-on-curing family toxin, translating to MNVNPITFPEVMHIIARLFDTDRPEERVRDSALLLSAIGRPTASMFGQEAYPGIHHKAAALLHGLAKNHSLFDGNKRLALVAALFFYAKNGYWNTIDIEGEYQFMLDVASDELDSIDEIAAWLGERFAPEAQ from the coding sequence GTGAACGTGAACCCGATCACGTTCCCAGAAGTCATGCACATCATCGCACGGCTCTTCGATACGGATCGGCCCGAAGAGCGCGTCAGGGATTCGGCGCTCCTGCTGTCAGCGATCGGCCGCCCGACCGCCTCCATGTTCGGGCAGGAGGCCTACCCGGGCATTCACCACAAGGCCGCCGCACTGCTCCACGGGCTCGCGAAGAACCACTCGCTCTTCGATGGGAACAAGCGGCTGGCCCTAGTCGCCGCGCTCTTCTTCTACGCCAAGAACGGGTACTGGAACACGATCGACATCGAGGGCGAGTACCAGTTCATGCTCGACGTCGCTTCGGATGAGCTCGACTCGATCGATGAGATCGCTGCCTGGTTGGGGGAGCGCTTCGCCCCGGAAGCCCAGTGA
- a CDS encoding HNH endonuclease signature motif containing protein: protein METTHRLTEITDDLCAVVGEISGRLSGLSDGELLEVMAAVEAVGRVVSAGQVRVAGEVGVRSRSELGDEGLSRSQNFTSPVKLVSNVTGASARESKTRLELGRRMRGAMLLGGSEGPAPFPAVDQAIDEGRLGVEAASVIVRQCSDLTVRGCAPDVVASAEQTLVDETLAQGLNADQTAKLAIHLRELLDPDGAEPRDELHQQQRSLTIAQASDGMIRGKFALTPEQGGVWLASIQAMQSPRVTGPRFLSEDEAMAEFATADTRTQVQKNADTITELLARAAGAPDMPRINGATTTVNVHITLDDLETGRGVGWIDGITEPVPASTVAQLRCHSPLTTTVFGDRGEILHHGKTKRLFTAAQNRALAARDGGCVWPDCDRPPSYCETHHAEEWVSDDHPPGRTDIDNGVLLCHFHHSHLHKSSWKLVMREGVPHIVPPTWVDFTQTPIPTTRRRTTGPQHQAA from the coding sequence ATGGAAACCACCCACCGGCTCACCGAGATCACAGACGATCTCTGCGCAGTCGTGGGTGAGATCTCTGGTCGGCTTTCGGGACTCTCTGACGGTGAGTTGCTTGAGGTGATGGCCGCTGTTGAGGCTGTGGGGCGGGTTGTGTCGGCGGGGCAAGTTCGGGTTGCCGGTGAGGTGGGGGTGCGGTCGCGGAGCGAGCTCGGTGATGAGGGGTTGAGCCGGTCGCAGAACTTCACTAGCCCGGTCAAGCTCGTCTCGAACGTCACGGGTGCCTCAGCACGCGAGAGCAAGACACGGCTTGAACTCGGAAGACGGATGCGCGGGGCAATGCTCCTCGGCGGCAGCGAAGGCCCCGCGCCATTCCCGGCCGTCGACCAGGCAATCGATGAAGGAAGGCTCGGAGTCGAGGCCGCCTCCGTCATCGTGCGGCAGTGCAGCGACCTCACCGTGCGCGGGTGCGCGCCCGATGTTGTGGCCAGTGCCGAGCAGACCCTTGTTGACGAGACCCTTGCGCAGGGCCTGAACGCTGACCAGACCGCGAAACTCGCCATCCACCTGCGGGAACTGCTCGACCCCGACGGGGCCGAACCCCGCGACGAACTCCACCAACAGCAGCGCTCACTCACCATCGCCCAAGCCAGCGACGGCATGATTCGGGGGAAGTTCGCCCTCACCCCCGAGCAAGGCGGCGTGTGGCTGGCAAGCATCCAGGCAATGCAGAGCCCTCGCGTCACGGGGCCCCGGTTTCTCAGTGAAGACGAAGCCATGGCGGAGTTCGCGACCGCTGACACGCGCACGCAGGTGCAGAAGAACGCCGACACCATCACCGAACTCCTCGCCCGCGCCGCAGGAGCCCCCGACATGCCCCGCATCAACGGCGCCACCACCACCGTCAACGTCCACATCACCCTCGACGACCTCGAAACCGGCCGTGGCGTCGGCTGGATCGACGGCATCACCGAACCCGTTCCCGCCTCCACCGTCGCCCAGCTGCGCTGCCACTCCCCCCTCACCACCACCGTCTTCGGCGACCGCGGCGAGATTCTCCACCACGGCAAGACCAAGCGACTCTTCACCGCCGCCCAGAACCGGGCACTCGCCGCCCGCGACGGCGGCTGCGTCTGGCCCGACTGCGACAGACCACCCTCCTACTGCGAAACACACCACGCAGAAGAATGGGTCTCAGACGACCATCCACCAGGGCGCACCGACATCGACAACGGGGTCCTCCTCTGCCACTTCCACCACTCCCACCTCCACAAGTCATCATGGAAACTCGTCATGCGCGAAGGCGTGCCGCACATCGTGCCGCCCACCTGGGTCGACTTCACCCAAACCCCGATACCGACCACCCGGCGACGCACCACCGGGCCACAGCACCAAGCTGCCTGA
- a CDS encoding LLM class flavin-dependent oxidoreductase, translated as MIEFGLNSFGDVPTAAGSAGPGGTAAAPRTLTDAETVRLLVDEAKHAERVGLDIFSLGEHYREGYVDSATPVLLAGIATATERIRLGTAVTVLSTNDPVRLYNEFSTLDALSNGRAQLVLGRASQTQSFPLFGYKLDDYETLFEEKLELFMRLQREESVTWEGTVRTPLTDVTLHPRMRPGGIPTWIGVGGSPESVIRAARCGLPLLLAIIGGEPERFAGHVDLYHRALAQFGQPAQPVGQHALGLIADTDEEAAETWWRSWQPLVTSMARERGFYPPTRERYELELETGALFVGSPETVAQKIVRMTRSLGITRFDLKYDIGGLSVEARARTIELFGTVVAPRVRELLEASAADAEQAPDAPTHPLAKIGSTHA; from the coding sequence ATGATCGAATTCGGACTCAACTCGTTCGGCGACGTGCCGACGGCCGCCGGCAGCGCCGGCCCTGGCGGCACCGCCGCTGCACCCCGCACTCTCACCGACGCCGAGACCGTCCGCCTCCTCGTCGACGAGGCCAAGCACGCCGAGCGCGTCGGCCTCGACATCTTCAGCCTCGGCGAGCACTACCGCGAGGGCTACGTCGACTCGGCCACCCCGGTGCTGCTGGCTGGCATCGCGACGGCGACCGAGCGCATCCGTCTCGGCACCGCCGTCACGGTGCTCAGCACCAACGACCCGGTGCGGCTCTACAACGAGTTCTCGACCCTCGACGCCCTGTCGAACGGGCGGGCGCAGCTGGTGCTGGGGCGTGCATCCCAGACCCAGTCGTTCCCGCTGTTCGGCTACAAGCTCGACGACTACGAGACGCTGTTCGAGGAGAAGCTCGAGCTGTTCATGCGGCTGCAGCGGGAGGAGTCGGTGACCTGGGAGGGCACGGTGCGCACCCCGCTCACCGACGTGACGCTGCACCCGCGGATGCGGCCGGGCGGCATTCCGACCTGGATCGGTGTGGGCGGCAGCCCCGAGTCGGTCATCCGTGCCGCGCGCTGCGGCCTGCCGCTGCTGCTCGCCATCATCGGCGGTGAGCCCGAGCGCTTCGCCGGACACGTCGACCTCTACCACCGCGCCCTCGCCCAGTTCGGTCAGCCGGCGCAGCCCGTCGGCCAGCACGCCCTCGGTCTCATCGCCGACACGGATGAGGAGGCCGCCGAGACCTGGTGGCGCTCGTGGCAGCCGCTCGTCACGAGCATGGCGCGCGAGCGCGGCTTCTACCCGCCCACGCGCGAGCGCTACGAGCTCGAGCTCGAGACCGGTGCGCTGTTCGTCGGCTCGCCCGAGACGGTCGCGCAGAAGATCGTGCGCATGACGCGGTCGCTCGGCATCACCCGCTTCGACCTCAAGTACGACATCGGCGGGCTGTCGGTGGAGGCGAGGGCGCGCACCATCGAGCTGTTCGGCACGGTGGTGGCGCCGCGGGTGCGGGAGCTGCTGGAGGCGTCGGCGGCCGACGCTGAGCAGGCACCTGATGCGCCCACCCACCCCTTGGCCAAGATCGGTTCCACCCATGCCTGA
- a CDS encoding DeoR/GlpR family DNA-binding transcription regulator yields MSDSEETPLIPDQRRELIVKHLRRESVMSYHQLTALLGVSQMTIRRDIAALEAAGRVLATPGGAKISSRLSVEPSRLEKSTQDLIEKDAMAREAARLVSDGMTVFLDAGTTIQAMRPYLDGVADLTVVSNDLAVVSSFLDHPTVDIIALGGRVEKANQSTVGRLAALTLRELSVDVAFLSSSSWDLHRGVTTPAESKVELKKAALEVASEAVLVAGASKYGTFGRYRIFGLDEVDVVITDAALSDSAASGIREHGAALVLADPGGAARAAG; encoded by the coding sequence GTGTCCGATTCGGAGGAGACGCCGTTGATCCCCGATCAGCGGCGCGAGCTGATCGTGAAGCACCTCAGGCGTGAGTCGGTGATGAGCTACCACCAGCTCACGGCGCTGCTCGGAGTGAGTCAGATGACCATCCGTCGCGACATCGCCGCCCTCGAGGCCGCCGGCCGGGTGCTGGCGACGCCGGGTGGTGCGAAGATCTCGTCGCGCCTGTCGGTCGAGCCCTCGCGTCTGGAGAAGTCGACGCAGGATCTCATCGAGAAGGATGCGATGGCCCGCGAGGCCGCCCGCCTGGTGAGCGACGGGATGACGGTGTTCCTCGATGCCGGCACGACCATCCAGGCCATGCGCCCCTACCTCGACGGGGTCGCCGACCTCACGGTGGTGTCGAACGACCTCGCCGTGGTGAGCTCGTTCCTCGACCACCCCACGGTCGACATCATCGCGCTGGGCGGGCGGGTCGAGAAGGCGAACCAGTCGACGGTGGGGCGGCTCGCCGCGCTGACGCTGCGCGAGCTGTCGGTGGATGTCGCGTTCCTCTCGTCGAGCTCGTGGGACCTGCACCGCGGCGTCACCACCCCCGCCGAGTCGAAGGTCGAGCTGAAGAAGGCGGCCCTCGAGGTGGCCTCGGAGGCGGTGCTCGTGGCGGGCGCGTCGAAGTACGGCACCTTCGGCCGCTATCGCATCTTCGGCCTCGACGAGGTGGACGTGGTGATCACGGATGCTGCGCTCAGCGACTCGGCCGCGAGCGGGATCCGTGAGCACGGGGCTGCGCTGGTGCTGGCCGATCCGGGCGGGGCGGCGCGCGCAGCGGGCTGA
- a CDS encoding amidohydrolase, whose product MNAETLQREMLPQGYDLRILDAHHHFWNLEGEGSWPWIQHEYNPDFFLGDYNAMRHTFLREQYLAATHGWSVIGTVHCEAERSRDEEVAEDEFLESLHAEDPRFPTAVVAHASFLSDDLDEVLAGHAAHPLVRGIRSKPVIAADARAARSGAVAGRPGSLHDERWVAGLRKLSGYGFSYDLRVPFYHLAEAADVLAGIPGLRVVVNHCGLPLDRSDEGLAVWRDGMRRLAALPDISVKVSELGLYRNVWNRDSNIAVVRETLEIFGFDRAMFASNLPVATLTAPTFDDVMEVMLTGAAGASVTELDQLFHATAARVYRVGLPNPTTES is encoded by the coding sequence GTGAACGCCGAGACCCTCCAGCGCGAGATGCTCCCCCAGGGCTACGACCTGCGCATCCTCGATGCCCATCACCACTTCTGGAACCTGGAGGGCGAGGGCAGCTGGCCGTGGATCCAGCACGAGTACAACCCCGACTTCTTCCTCGGCGACTACAACGCCATGCGCCACACCTTCCTGCGCGAGCAGTATCTCGCCGCCACGCACGGCTGGTCGGTGATCGGCACCGTGCACTGCGAGGCCGAGCGCTCGCGCGACGAGGAAGTGGCTGAAGACGAGTTCCTGGAGTCGTTGCACGCCGAAGACCCGCGCTTTCCGACGGCCGTCGTCGCGCACGCGTCGTTCTTGAGTGACGACCTCGACGAGGTGCTCGCGGGGCATGCCGCGCATCCGCTGGTCAGGGGCATCCGTTCGAAGCCCGTCATCGCCGCCGACGCGAGGGCCGCGCGCTCGGGCGCCGTCGCGGGCCGGCCCGGTTCGCTGCACGACGAGCGCTGGGTCGCCGGGCTGCGTAAGCTCTCCGGCTACGGGTTCTCGTACGACCTGCGCGTGCCGTTCTACCACCTCGCCGAGGCCGCCGACGTTCTCGCGGGCATCCCCGGTCTGCGGGTCGTCGTGAACCACTGCGGCCTGCCGCTCGACCGCAGCGACGAGGGTCTCGCCGTCTGGCGCGACGGGATGCGGCGGCTGGCCGCCCTGCCCGACATCAGCGTGAAGGTGTCGGAGCTCGGCCTCTACCGCAACGTGTGGAACCGCGACTCGAACATCGCCGTCGTGCGCGAGACCCTCGAGATCTTCGGCTTCGACCGCGCGATGTTCGCCTCGAACCTGCCCGTCGCCACCCTGACGGCACCCACCTTCGATGACGTGATGGAGGTGATGCTCACCGGCGCCGCCGGAGCATCCGTCACCGAACTCGACCAGCTGTTCCACGCCACGGCCGCACGCGTGTACCGCGTCGGCCTCCCGAACCCCACCACAGAAAGCTGA